One region of Thiomonas intermedia genomic DNA includes:
- the rnr gene encoding ribonuclease R: MIVEGIVRGHRDGHGFVTPDDGGPDLYLPPQQMRTVLHLDRVRVRAGKPDRRGRTEGQIIAILERSTRPIIGRLLQEGGTWLLAPEDKRYVQDILISPDGVGKARSGQVVSAEITQPPLPNVQPVGRVLEVLGELDDPGMEIEIAVRKYGVPHVFSPGASKESAALPDVVRAADSEGRIDLRDVALVTIDGEDARDFDDAVYCEPAKVGRVKGWRLLVAIADVSHYVREGAELDADALERATSVYFPRRVIPMLPEKLSNGLCSLNPQVDRLCMVCDMLITAQGDLKAYQFYPAVMRSQARLTYTEVADILSNTAGKLARERAPLVPHLLNLHAVFHALLKSRQVRGALDLDIPETQIVVNAAGKIETIVPRHRNDAHRLIEECMLAANVCAADFLERNKQLALYRVHEGPTPEKLETLRTLLRNLGLTLGSKGTPEPADYQTLAQSIEDRPDALQIQTLLLRSMQQAIYTPHNSGHFGLAYPAYTHFTSPIRRYPDLLTHRGIKAILRGSRYTPKFSERIALNRGEQNARRAPQRQVASVAPAAPVSKQQAKDMPIWESAGVHCSANERRADEASRDVESWLKCWYMRDKLGEEYAGTITAVTSFGLFVQLDALFVEGLVHVSEIGADYFRYDEARGELRGERTGIRYALGGRLLVQVSRVDLDGRKIDFRMVREGGKSVPSNKPLPTSGEIKGGDEDVFALNPQMSAGVRKSRASANGAPKSAAKKARRPAEVPVKTPLASAPQGKVGKGRASTARKAGQSGSSHKRSR, encoded by the coding sequence GTGATTGTTGAAGGTATCGTGCGCGGTCATCGCGATGGCCATGGGTTTGTCACGCCTGATGATGGCGGCCCCGATCTGTATCTCCCGCCTCAGCAGATGCGTACCGTGCTGCATCTGGACAGGGTGCGGGTGCGGGCGGGCAAGCCCGATCGCCGGGGGCGGACGGAGGGGCAGATCATCGCCATCCTCGAGCGAAGCACGCGGCCCATCATTGGGCGCTTGTTGCAGGAGGGTGGGACATGGTTGCTGGCACCGGAAGACAAGCGCTATGTGCAGGACATCCTGATCTCGCCTGATGGCGTGGGCAAGGCGCGATCGGGTCAGGTCGTGAGCGCGGAGATTACCCAGCCGCCCTTGCCGAACGTGCAGCCCGTAGGGCGGGTGTTGGAGGTGCTCGGGGAGCTTGATGATCCTGGTATGGAGATCGAGATTGCGGTGCGCAAGTACGGCGTGCCGCATGTGTTTTCGCCCGGAGCGTCCAAGGAAAGTGCGGCTCTTCCCGACGTCGTTAGGGCGGCCGACTCGGAGGGACGGATCGATCTGCGCGATGTGGCGCTCGTGACCATTGACGGTGAAGATGCGCGCGACTTTGACGATGCGGTGTATTGCGAGCCTGCGAAGGTGGGCCGCGTCAAGGGTTGGCGGCTGCTGGTGGCCATCGCCGACGTCTCGCATTATGTGCGCGAGGGCGCCGAGCTGGATGCCGATGCGCTGGAGCGTGCAACCTCGGTGTACTTCCCCAGGCGGGTCATCCCCATGCTGCCGGAGAAGTTGAGCAACGGCCTGTGCTCGCTCAACCCGCAGGTGGATCGGTTGTGCATGGTGTGCGACATGCTGATCACCGCGCAGGGGGACCTCAAGGCCTATCAGTTCTATCCCGCCGTCATGCGTTCGCAGGCGCGGCTGACCTATACGGAGGTTGCGGACATCCTGTCGAATACGGCGGGCAAGTTGGCGCGCGAGCGTGCGCCGCTGGTGCCCCACCTGCTCAATTTGCACGCCGTGTTTCATGCGCTGCTGAAGTCGAGGCAGGTTCGGGGTGCCCTTGATCTCGATATTCCTGAAACGCAGATTGTGGTCAATGCCGCAGGCAAGATCGAGACCATCGTGCCGCGGCATCGTAACGACGCGCACCGACTCATCGAGGAGTGCATGCTGGCGGCCAATGTCTGTGCCGCCGACTTCCTGGAACGCAACAAGCAGCTTGCGCTGTATCGCGTGCATGAAGGGCCCACGCCTGAGAAGCTCGAGACATTGCGCACCTTGCTGCGCAATCTCGGGCTCACGCTGGGCAGCAAGGGCACGCCTGAGCCGGCCGACTATCAGACCTTGGCGCAGTCCATCGAGGACAGGCCGGACGCCTTGCAGATCCAGACGCTTCTGTTGCGATCCATGCAGCAGGCGATCTACACGCCTCATAACAGTGGGCATTTTGGCTTGGCATACCCAGCCTATACCCATTTCACCAGTCCGATTCGACGTTATCCTGATTTGCTCACGCACCGGGGTATCAAGGCTATTCTGCGCGGCTCGCGCTACACCCCGAAGTTCAGCGAGCGCATTGCACTCAACCGAGGCGAACAGAATGCGCGCCGTGCGCCACAACGTCAGGTCGCCAGCGTGGCGCCCGCAGCGCCCGTGAGCAAGCAGCAGGCCAAAGACATGCCGATCTGGGAGTCGGCGGGTGTGCATTGCTCGGCCAACGAGCGCCGCGCCGACGAGGCCAGCCGAGACGTCGAGAGCTGGTTGAAGTGCTGGTATATGCGCGACAAACTCGGCGAGGAGTACGCGGGGACGATCACCGCGGTCACCAGTTTCGGCTTGTTTGTGCAATTGGACGCGCTGTTCGTCGAAGGACTGGTCCATGTGTCCGAGATTGGGGCCGATTATTTTCGCTATGACGAGGCCCGGGGTGAGCTGCGGGGTGAGCGCACAGGCATTCGCTATGCCTTGGGGGGGCGTCTGCTCGTGCAGGTCAGTCGTGTCGATCTGGACGGTCGAAAAATTGACTTCCGCATGGTGCGCGAAGGCGGAAAATCCGTCCCGTCCAACAAGCCGCTGCCCACGTCTGGTGAGATCAAGGGGGGCGATGAGGATGTGTTCGCGCTGAATCCGCAAATGTCTGCGGGGGTGCGCAAATCCAGGGCGTCGGCCAACGGCGCGCCGAAGTCTGCCGCCAAGAAGGCGCGCCGCCCGGCCGAGGTACCGGTCAAAACCCCGTTGGCCTCCGCGCCCCAAGGGAAGGTCGGCAAGGGTCGGGCGTCAACCGCACGCAAGGCCGGTCAATCGGGCAGTTCGCACAAACGGAGTCGCTGA
- a CDS encoding aldo/keto reductase family oxidoreductase translates to MNTIDQSGHFRLGSREVRRMGYGAMQLAGPGVFGPPRDRAAALAVLRMAVESGVNHIDTSDFYGPHITNQIIHEALHPYRDDWVIVTKVGARRGTDASWIPALSREDLTQAVHDNLRHLGLDVLEVVNLRSMWGIHEPNEGSLEEPLSVLAELQQQGLIRHIGLSNVTPQQVTDGRRICDIVCVQNHYNLAHRHDDPLIQQLAQDGIAYAPFFPLGGFSPLQSTALSSVATELGATPMQVALAWLLQRSPNLVLIPGTSSVEHLRQNLAASELKLSDEVIARLDAVTTKVASNN, encoded by the coding sequence ATGAACACAATCGATCAGTCCGGCCACTTCCGACTAGGCAGTCGTGAGGTCAGGCGCATGGGCTACGGCGCCATGCAACTTGCAGGGCCGGGCGTCTTCGGGCCGCCGAGAGACAGGGCGGCCGCATTGGCCGTGCTCCGTATGGCGGTGGAAAGCGGTGTCAACCACATCGACACCAGCGATTTCTATGGTCCCCACATCACCAACCAGATCATCCACGAGGCACTACACCCCTATCGGGACGATTGGGTCATCGTCACAAAGGTTGGCGCCCGGCGTGGGACGGATGCTTCGTGGATTCCCGCCCTGTCGCGGGAAGATCTGACACAGGCCGTTCACGACAACCTGCGTCACCTCGGTTTGGATGTGCTGGAGGTGGTGAACTTGCGCAGCATGTGGGGCATTCACGAGCCAAACGAAGGGTCGCTGGAAGAGCCGCTTTCCGTCCTTGCCGAACTGCAACAGCAAGGGCTGATCCGCCACATTGGCCTGAGCAACGTTACGCCTCAGCAGGTCACGGATGGGCGCCGGATCTGCGACATCGTTTGCGTTCAGAACCACTACAACCTGGCACACCGCCATGACGACCCACTGATTCAACAATTGGCGCAAGATGGCATTGCTTACGCGCCATTTTTCCCGCTCGGAGGTTTCTCGCCACTGCAGTCGACGGCGCTTTCCTCCGTGGCCACGGAGCTCGGTGCGACACCCATGCAGGTGGCATTGGCTTGGCTGTTGCAGCGCTCACCAAATCTGGTGCTGATCCCCGGCACTTCGTCTGTCGAGCACTTACGACAGAATCTGGCAGCCTCTGAACTGAAACTGTCCGACGAGGTAATAGCCAGGTTAGACGCCGTGACCACAAAGGTCGCGTCGAATAATTGA
- a CDS encoding LysR family transcriptional regulator, whose amino-acid sequence MAAPLSDLAAFLAVAKVGGFREAARASGVSASSLSGAMRRLEARMGVRLLHRSTRSVMPTEAGARLLERLEPAFVELEAALDVVNGYRDRPVGTLRLNVPASAARLVLPGLLPAFLAAYPDIVLDVVVEEGFVDILAAGCDAGIRYEERLAQDMIAIPIGPRWQRMATAAAPAYLDARGRPSHPHDLLNHACLRGRFASGAMPDWEFQCGSELVTVEPSGPLIVRVSGGVDLAVDIAIAGCGIIHLFEDWLRPHFESGVLEPVLAPWWRPFTGPFLYYPGRRHLPAPLRAFVDFVKSQPT is encoded by the coding sequence ATGGCGGCACCTCTCAGCGATCTAGCGGCTTTCCTCGCGGTAGCAAAGGTCGGCGGCTTTCGCGAGGCAGCGCGAGCCAGCGGCGTTAGTGCATCCAGTCTCAGCGGGGCGATGCGACGACTGGAGGCCCGGATGGGCGTTCGTCTGCTCCATCGAAGTACGCGCAGCGTGATGCCCACCGAGGCCGGTGCGCGATTGCTTGAGCGGCTGGAGCCAGCGTTCGTGGAGTTGGAGGCTGCGCTCGATGTGGTCAATGGCTATCGAGATCGCCCTGTCGGTACGCTGCGACTAAACGTGCCGGCTAGTGCGGCACGGTTGGTCCTGCCGGGTCTGCTGCCTGCCTTTCTGGCGGCGTACCCGGATATCGTTCTGGACGTGGTCGTTGAGGAAGGCTTTGTCGACATCCTCGCGGCGGGATGCGATGCCGGCATTCGTTACGAGGAGCGCCTGGCTCAGGACATGATCGCCATCCCGATTGGCCCGCGTTGGCAACGCATGGCGACAGCAGCCGCCCCCGCTTATCTTGATGCTCGCGGACGTCCATCCCATCCGCATGATCTGCTGAACCACGCCTGCCTGCGTGGCCGCTTTGCTAGCGGCGCGATGCCAGACTGGGAGTTCCAATGCGGTTCCGAGCTAGTGACTGTGGAGCCCAGTGGGCCCTTGATTGTGCGGGTGAGCGGGGGTGTGGACCTCGCGGTCGATATCGCCATAGCGGGCTGCGGCATCATCCACCTTTTCGAGGATTGGCTGAGGCCCCACTTTGAAAGCGGTGTGTTGGAGCCCGTGTTGGCACCGTGGTGGAGGCCCTTCACAGGGCCGTTCCTGTACTACCCTGGCCGACGTCATCTACCCGCGCCGCTACGGGCCTTCGTAGATTTTGTTAAGTCGCAGCCGACGTAG
- a CDS encoding linear amide C-N hydrolase, producing the protein MLASTAWVLPVANACTRMVYHGEHGLVVTGRTMDWRDEIPASLWIMPRGLTHDGGAGADSVHWTSRFGSVVTSSFGFSTVDGMNEKGLVANMLWLAGTRYPETQGAKNQLSVAAWVQYFLDNFATVDEAVKAMQADPVTVVSSVIPGTNRFATLHLSISDAQGDSAIFEYINGKLLIHHGRQYQVMTNDPSYDEQLAIQKYWQDIGGTTFLPGTNRSADRFARASFYIHAIPKTANPEQADAQVMSVLNNVSVPMGITTPGQPNISNTRWRTVADQTTLRYYFQDVETPNAFWVDLKQANLKVGAPVLRLRLEQQPVYAGNVLKDFKPAQPLKFLSVEEAEAARGQ; encoded by the coding sequence ATGCTGGCAAGTACCGCGTGGGTTTTGCCCGTGGCGAATGCTTGTACGCGCATGGTGTATCACGGTGAGCACGGTTTGGTGGTGACCGGCCGCACGATGGATTGGCGCGACGAAATCCCTGCCAGTTTGTGGATTATGCCGCGCGGGCTGACGCATGACGGTGGTGCGGGGGCTGATTCGGTGCACTGGACTTCGCGATTCGGCAGTGTCGTGACGAGTTCCTTTGGGTTCAGCACAGTCGATGGCATGAACGAAAAGGGCCTGGTTGCCAATATGTTATGGCTCGCTGGCACCAGATACCCAGAAACGCAGGGCGCCAAAAACCAGCTGAGTGTGGCCGCGTGGGTGCAGTACTTTCTCGACAATTTCGCCACGGTTGATGAGGCCGTTAAGGCCATGCAGGCCGATCCGGTGACCGTGGTGTCTAGCGTCATTCCCGGCACGAATCGATTCGCGACTTTGCATTTATCGATTTCCGATGCGCAAGGCGACAGCGCGATTTTCGAATACATCAACGGCAAGTTGTTGATTCATCATGGTCGTCAGTACCAAGTGATGACCAACGATCCCAGCTACGATGAGCAGTTGGCGATTCAAAAATACTGGCAAGATATTGGCGGCACTACCTTTTTGCCGGGAACGAACCGTTCGGCGGATCGGTTCGCTCGTGCCAGTTTTTATATTCATGCCATTCCGAAAACCGCCAATCCGGAACAAGCCGATGCGCAGGTCATGAGTGTGCTGAACAATGTGTCGGTGCCGATGGGAATTACCACGCCGGGGCAGCCGAATATTTCCAATACGCGCTGGCGCACGGTGGCCGATCAAACCACGCTGCGGTATTACTTTCAGGATGTTGAAACCCCCAATGCATTTTGGGTGGATTTGAAGCAGGCGAATTTGAAGGTCGGTGCGCCGGTGTTGCGCTTGCGTCTGGAGCAGCAGCCGGTGTACGCGGGCAATGTGCTCAAGGATTTCAAACCCGCGCAGCCCTTGAAATTTCTGTCGGTCGAGGAGGCGGAGGCTGCGCGCGGCCAGTAA
- a CDS encoding nucleotidyl transferase AbiEii/AbiGii toxin family protein has product MPDFLHDRRDFAQLVSIVAGERGIDPVLVEKDYWIMHCLWGLQAQGFQFELKGGTSLSKGFGVIHRFSEDIDIRIEPPESMQVRTGRNQDKPAHVESRRAFYDWLAAGIKIPGILTGERDTAFDDEKLRSAGVRLNYPSVNRALQGVKTGILLELGFDDTAPNRAVTISSWAYDAAVARGVKMADNRAQQVPCYAPTHTFVEKLQTISTKYRRLGDAKEFPKNFLRHYYDVYCLLGLPEVLAFLGQPAYEERKRQRFRGGDELKIAKNAAFRLEDLAQRQLFSEEYRKTSALYYLGQPPFEDLLARIHEHIVVM; this is encoded by the coding sequence ATGCCTGACTTCCTGCACGACCGACGCGACTTTGCGCAACTCGTCTCGATCGTGGCCGGCGAGCGAGGCATTGATCCCGTGCTCGTCGAGAAGGACTACTGGATCATGCACTGCCTCTGGGGCTTGCAGGCGCAGGGCTTCCAGTTCGAACTGAAGGGGGGGACATCGCTCTCCAAGGGCTTCGGCGTCATCCATCGATTTTCGGAAGACATCGACATTCGCATCGAACCACCCGAGTCGATGCAGGTCCGAACAGGGCGGAACCAAGACAAGCCCGCGCATGTTGAGTCGCGGCGCGCCTTCTACGATTGGCTGGCGGCAGGGATCAAGATTCCCGGGATTTTGACCGGGGAGCGCGACACGGCGTTCGATGACGAGAAACTGCGCAGTGCGGGCGTTCGTCTCAACTATCCATCTGTCAACCGAGCGCTGCAAGGCGTCAAAACCGGCATTCTGCTGGAGTTGGGCTTCGACGACACGGCGCCGAATCGCGCGGTGACCATCTCGTCTTGGGCATACGACGCGGCTGTGGCGCGAGGTGTGAAAATGGCGGACAACCGAGCTCAGCAAGTGCCTTGCTACGCGCCAACGCACACCTTCGTCGAGAAGCTGCAGACGATCTCGACCAAGTACAGGCGGCTCGGTGACGCGAAGGAGTTCCCCAAGAACTTCCTGCGGCACTACTACGATGTTTACTGCCTGCTAGGCCTGCCCGAGGTCCTGGCGTTTCTCGGGCAGCCTGCGTACGAGGAGAGGAAGCGGCAGCGCTTTCGTGGCGGTGACGAACTGAAGATCGCAAAGAACGCCGCTTTTCGGCTCGAGGACCTTGCGCAGCGGCAGCTGTTCAGTGAGGAGTACCGGAAGACGTCGGCGCTGTACTACCTTGGGCAGCCGCCGTTCGAGGATCTGCTCGCACGTATCCACGAGCACATCGTGGTGATGTGA
- a CDS encoding DUF6088 family protein, producing the protein MSGVAHQPAGSKREAVTRLAGELRAGRVYRREDLLPFSTAVDRHLRELVDGGRLAKLAQGLYYAPRRSRLGVLPPDDEELVAAFLRDKDFLLFSASAYNSAGIGATQLYNRTLVYNHKRHGVVKLGNRQFDFRMKSRFPKRLTPEFLFVDALNNLGDLAEDQAALLERAQGRAASFDRQRLLRAVESYGSMATRKRLAAWLHA; encoded by the coding sequence ATGTCCGGTGTGGCTCATCAGCCTGCAGGGTCCAAGCGGGAAGCGGTGACGCGACTCGCGGGTGAGCTGCGCGCCGGGCGCGTCTACAGGCGCGAAGACCTGCTGCCGTTCTCGACGGCGGTGGACCGTCATCTACGCGAGCTCGTGGATGGGGGGCGCTTGGCGAAGCTTGCCCAGGGGTTGTATTACGCGCCCCGTCGGTCTCGGCTCGGGGTGCTGCCGCCAGATGATGAAGAGCTTGTTGCCGCCTTCTTGCGTGACAAGGACTTTCTGCTGTTCTCGGCGTCCGCCTACAACTCGGCAGGGATTGGCGCGACCCAGTTGTACAACCGTACCTTGGTCTACAACCACAAGCGCCACGGCGTCGTCAAACTGGGCAACCGACAGTTCGACTTCCGCATGAAGTCGCGCTTCCCGAAGAGGCTTACGCCTGAGTTTCTGTTCGTCGATGCGCTGAACAACCTCGGCGATCTTGCGGAAGACCAGGCAGCGTTGCTGGAGCGCGCCCAGGGCCGAGCAGCTTCCTTTGATCGACAGCGGCTGCTGCGAGCCGTCGAGAGCTATGGCTCGATGGCAACCAGGAAGCGCCTTGCGGCCTGGCTACATGCCTGA
- a CDS encoding MFS transporter, which produces MEYVADRRTANARFTVLMAAACGISVANLYYAQPLLLQFAQDFHVTIATIGVVPSAVQVGYAAGLILLGPLGDRHARHRIILWLSALLVPATVSAALAPSVAWLAAAAFAVGVLSSIAQQIIPLVAHLARPEERGRSIGTVMSGLMIGILGGRVIAGAVAQWASWRFVFIVGAALDAAMFAMLWAVLPRQPAPADGEHRRYLGLIVSTFSQLGRFPELRSAALTGALFFGSFSVFWVGLTPLLQSAAYGYGPAVVGAFGLLGIAGASAAAISGRWSDRARGPRRVRGVALLIVLSSWAAAVVGGHALWGLVVGIVAVDAGCQAAHIANQASIHALPGEVRNRVNALYMTCYFGGGALGSLLASHAWSLGGWPAVVFVGAGFALLALLAHGLG; this is translated from the coding sequence ATGGAATACGTTGCCGATCGGCGAACTGCCAACGCACGTTTCACCGTGCTGATGGCGGCAGCCTGCGGCATTTCGGTCGCGAATCTCTATTACGCGCAGCCGCTGCTGCTGCAGTTCGCCCAAGATTTTCACGTCACGATCGCCACGATCGGTGTCGTGCCATCGGCCGTACAGGTCGGCTACGCGGCCGGGCTCATCCTTCTCGGTCCGCTGGGCGATCGCCACGCCCGCCATCGCATCATCCTCTGGCTATCGGCGCTGCTGGTACCAGCGACCGTTTCGGCTGCGCTGGCACCTTCGGTGGCGTGGCTGGCGGCGGCAGCGTTCGCCGTCGGTGTATTGTCCTCGATTGCGCAGCAGATCATTCCGCTGGTCGCCCACCTGGCGCGGCCGGAGGAGCGCGGCCGATCCATCGGGACCGTGATGAGCGGTCTGATGATCGGCATTCTCGGCGGACGGGTCATCGCGGGCGCGGTGGCGCAGTGGGCCAGCTGGCGCTTTGTGTTCATCGTCGGCGCGGCGCTCGACGCCGCGATGTTCGCGATGCTCTGGGCCGTCCTGCCGCGGCAACCCGCACCGGCGGATGGTGAGCACCGCCGCTATCTCGGCCTGATCGTGTCCACCTTCTCCCAGCTCGGACGATTCCCGGAATTGCGCTCGGCAGCGCTGACCGGCGCGCTGTTCTTCGGCAGCTTCAGCGTGTTCTGGGTCGGATTGACGCCGTTGCTGCAAAGTGCCGCCTACGGCTACGGGCCCGCGGTCGTGGGAGCCTTCGGCCTGCTGGGGATTGCCGGCGCGAGCGCTGCGGCGATCTCCGGGCGCTGGTCGGATCGCGCGCGAGGTCCCCGGCGCGTTCGCGGCGTCGCCCTGCTGATCGTGCTGTCGTCGTGGGCCGCGGCGGTCGTCGGCGGGCATGCGCTCTGGGGGCTCGTCGTCGGCATCGTCGCCGTGGACGCCGGGTGCCAGGCCGCGCATATTGCCAACCAGGCATCGATCCACGCGCTTCCGGGCGAGGTGCGCAACCGCGTCAACGCCCTGTACATGACGTGCTACTTCGGCGGAGGGGCTCTCGGCTCCTTGCTGGCGAGCCACGCCTGGAGCCTGGGCGGATGGCCCGCCGTGGTCTTCGTGGGAGCCGGTTTTGCGCTGTTGGCGCTGCTCGCGCACGGACTGGGTTGA
- a CDS encoding aldo/keto reductase, which yields MDTRHLGRDGPEVSAIGLGCMGMSDFYGSHDDAASEALIGAALDRGVSLLDTADAYGPHTNEQLVGRAIQGRRAQVFLATKFGIRRDPADPSARGIDGRPEYVRSACDASLKRLGVDHIDLYYQHRVDASMPIEDTVGAMADLVRVGKVRYLGLSEAGPATLRRAHAVHPITALQSEYSLWTRDPEDEVLATCAELGVGFVAYSPLGRGFLTGAIRSPADFETGDYRRGSPRFQGENFERNLELVGAVRDLAAAKGCTPAQLALAWVLGRDPHIVPIPGTRRLARLEENLGALRVTLTREERERIDTLFPQDAASGARYPETMMGLVRG from the coding sequence ATGGACACACGACACCTGGGCCGCGACGGCCCCGAGGTTTCCGCCATCGGCCTTGGCTGCATGGGCATGAGCGACTTCTACGGCAGCCACGACGATGCCGCCTCCGAAGCGCTGATCGGCGCGGCGCTGGATCGCGGGGTCAGTCTTTTGGATACCGCGGATGCCTACGGGCCCCACACCAACGAGCAACTCGTCGGCCGTGCTATCCAGGGCCGCCGCGCTCAGGTGTTCCTGGCCACCAAGTTTGGCATCCGCCGCGACCCGGCCGATCCGAGCGCGCGCGGCATCGACGGCCGCCCGGAGTATGTCCGCAGCGCCTGCGACGCCAGCCTCAAGCGGCTCGGTGTGGACCATATCGATCTCTATTACCAGCACCGCGTCGATGCCAGCATGCCGATCGAGGACACGGTGGGCGCGATGGCCGACCTGGTGCGCGTCGGCAAGGTGCGCTACCTGGGGCTGTCCGAAGCCGGACCGGCGACGCTGCGGCGCGCGCATGCGGTGCATCCGATCACGGCGCTGCAGAGCGAATACTCGCTGTGGACGCGCGACCCCGAGGACGAGGTGCTGGCCACCTGCGCCGAGCTGGGCGTGGGCTTCGTCGCCTACAGCCCTCTGGGGCGCGGCTTCCTCACCGGCGCCATCCGCAGCCCAGCGGACTTCGAGACCGGCGACTATCGCCGCGGCAGCCCGCGCTTCCAGGGCGAGAACTTCGAGCGCAACCTCGAACTTGTCGGGGCGGTGCGCGACCTCGCGGCGGCGAAGGGGTGCACCCCGGCGCAGCTGGCGCTGGCCTGGGTCCTCGGCCGCGACCCGCACATCGTGCCGATTCCGGGAACGCGTCGGCTGGCCCGGCTGGAGGAGAACCTGGGCGCGCTGCGCGTCACCTTGACCCGCGAAGAGCGCGAACGCATCGACACGCTGTTCCCGCAGGATGCGGCCAGCGGCGCGCGGTATCCGGAGACCATGATGGGCCTGGTGCGCGGATGA
- a CDS encoding LysR family transcriptional regulator, whose translation MENLNWDDLRLFLLVARTRSLSGAAVQLGVSPSTVGRRVVQLEQALGVSLFVRHASGYRLTEDGGALLDEARRVEDAVVQLRGHAADMSATPRGHVRLATNDALANLLILPRWAELAPRYPDLVLELLTGSAVQDLYRRDADLALRLVRPEAGGLVVRKLGIQAYAVYARKGLVPTAAKRSQAALANLPWIGWDVSVQHLVQARWQREHFPQAAIALTANSIFTQLHAAEQGLGLAVLPCYIADASALLERCLAPSRCVSQDIWLVIQQGLRDSPRVRLIADLLTELVHDNGDAIAGRR comes from the coding sequence ATGGAAAACCTGAACTGGGACGATCTGCGCCTGTTCCTGCTGGTCGCACGGACCCGCAGCCTATCGGGCGCGGCGGTGCAACTGGGCGTGAGTCCGTCGACGGTCGGCCGGCGCGTCGTGCAACTGGAGCAGGCGCTCGGCGTGTCGCTGTTCGTGCGCCACGCCAGCGGCTACCGGCTGACCGAGGACGGCGGCGCGCTTCTGGACGAGGCGCGCCGCGTCGAGGACGCCGTCGTGCAACTGCGGGGCCACGCTGCGGACATGAGCGCCACACCGCGCGGCCATGTGCGCCTGGCCACCAACGACGCGCTGGCGAACCTGCTGATCCTGCCGCGCTGGGCCGAACTGGCGCCGCGCTACCCCGACCTGGTGCTGGAACTGCTCACCGGCTCCGCCGTGCAGGATCTCTACCGCCGCGACGCCGACCTCGCACTGCGCCTGGTCCGCCCCGAAGCCGGCGGACTGGTCGTGCGCAAGCTCGGGATCCAGGCCTACGCCGTCTACGCGCGCAAGGGACTGGTGCCGACCGCGGCCAAGCGCAGCCAGGCCGCGCTCGCCAACCTGCCGTGGATCGGCTGGGACGTCTCGGTGCAGCACCTGGTGCAGGCCCGCTGGCAGCGCGAGCACTTCCCGCAGGCCGCGATCGCGTTGACCGCCAACAGCATCTTCACCCAGCTCCACGCCGCGGAGCAAGGTCTTGGCCTGGCGGTCCTGCCCTGCTACATCGCCGACGCCAGCGCGCTGCTGGAACGCTGCCTGGCGCCGTCGCGGTGCGTGTCGCAGGACATCTGGCTGGTGATCCAGCAGGGCTTACGGGATTCTCCGCGGGTGCGCTTGATCGCCGACCTGCTGACCGAACTCGTCCACGACAACGGGGACGCGATCGCCGGCAGGCGATGA
- a CDS encoding GNAT family N-acetyltransferase, translating into MEPVDSIAAALAVHPLIVQLRPHLADADEFLERWGRQCKAGYRLVVLRDAGTPVALAGYRLQENLVHGTFLYVDDLVTDARCRSSGYGEQLIRYLQEQAHEAGCSKLVLDTPMSNALGHRFYFRCGLLATALRFSTEVPHRVR; encoded by the coding sequence GTGGAACCGGTCGACAGCATCGCGGCGGCGCTTGCCGTTCACCCCCTGATCGTCCAATTGCGTCCGCACCTGGCCGACGCAGACGAATTCCTCGAACGATGGGGCCGCCAATGCAAGGCCGGATATCGACTCGTCGTGCTCCGGGACGCGGGGACGCCGGTGGCCCTTGCCGGCTATCGCCTGCAGGAGAACCTTGTTCACGGAACCTTCCTCTACGTCGACGATCTGGTGACGGACGCGCGGTGCCGAAGCAGCGGTTACGGCGAGCAATTGATACGGTATCTGCAGGAGCAGGCGCATGAAGCCGGTTGCAGCAAGCTCGTGCTGGATACGCCGATGAGCAATGCGCTCGGCCATCGCTTCTACTTCCGCTGCGGACTGCTCGCGACGGCGCTCCGGTTCAGCACTGAGGTGCCCCATAGGGTTCGGTGA